Proteins from a genomic interval of Dermacentor variabilis isolate Ectoservices chromosome 8, ASM5094787v1, whole genome shotgun sequence:
- the LOC142591531 gene encoding uncharacterized protein LOC142591531, with amino-acid sequence MTNKRLFVDTGSELPVATPTATDRPRGNSTPTLHPVNSTDGLRSIMVDIGLRRLHRCVFVIADGTFSILGAVFLSQLNLDMVARDRRLKDNVTFIDVLGLQLSLASSGIRTLQPVSAYKILAEYSQVTKPRNEALLVKHKVTHRFTTTGPAVTARPPRLAKWRLLVARLKFEHMLQLGVHRPSSSN; translated from the coding sequence ATGACCAACAAACGCCTTTTCGTCGACACCGGATCCGAGCTGCCTGTCGCTACCCCGACGGCCACAGATCGGCCACGCGGCAATTCCACACCCACGCTCCACCCAGTGAACAGCACTGATGGACTCCGTTCTATCATGGTGGACATCGGACTCCGGCGCTTGCACAGATGCGTGTTTGTGATCGCCGATGGCACCTTTTCCATACTGGGAGCGGTTTTCCTGAgccagttaaaccttgatatggTTGCCCGCGATCGGCGCCTAAAGGATAACGTCACATTCATCGATGTGCTCGGCCTGCAGCTCAGCCTCGCTTCATCTGGAATCCGTACGCTTCAGCCGGTCTCAGCATACAAGATACTTGCTGAGTACTCGCAAGTAACGAAGCCGCGAAACGAGGCACTCCTCGTGAAACACAAGGTAACACATCGTTTCACCACCACTGGCCCAGCTGTCACCGCCCGGCCACCGAGGCTCGCTAAATGGAGGTTGCTAGTCGCCCGCCTgaagttcgaacacatgcttcagCTCGGCGTTCATCGTCCCTCCTCTAGCAATTGA